One Candidatus Woesebacteria bacterium genomic window, AGCGACCCAAGCTCTTGTTGTCAGAGGCCATAGGGCGCTCTCCTTGAACAACATGAACCTCAACCTGAGTCTGATTATCAGCAGCTGTTGAAAAAATTTCCGTCTTTGAGGTCGGAATAGTGGTGTTGCGAGGAATCATTGGTGTTGCCACATTGCCAAGAGTTTCAATTGCCAAAGTCAAAGGAGTTACATCCAAAAGCAAGATATCTTTTACCTCACCACCCAAAACTCCAGCCTGAATTGCAGCACCAATTGCCACAACCTCATCAGGATTAACCGACTTGTTAGGCTCCTTACCAAAGTATTCTTTAACAGTTTCAATAACTTTGGGCATCCTTGTCATCCCTCCAACCAAAATAACTTCATCTACATCATGAGGATCAAGCTTTGCATCCTTAAGACAAGCTTCAACTGGCTTTAGAGTTTTCTGAATTAGATGATCAACTAAGCTTTCTAATTTTGCCCTTGTTAATTTCATAGTAAGATGCAATGGCTGGCCATCCTTCTGGGTAATATAAGGCTGGTTAATCTCAACCTCAGAAGCAGCAGAAAGCTCAATCTTTGCTTTTTCAGCTGCGTCTCTAATCCTTTGCAAAGCTTGTTTATCTGCCTTCAAGTCAACTGCATATTCTTTCTTAAATTCGCTGCAGATATAATCAACCAAAGCCTCATCGAAATCATCACCACCAAGGTGGGTATCACCATTGGTAGCTTTAACCTCAAAAACCCCGTCTCCAAGTTCAAGAATGGAAATATCAAAAGTACCACCGCCCAAATCATAAACAGCTATCTTTTGAGCATTTTTCTTATCAAGACCATAAGCAAGCGAGGCAGCTGTTGGTTCGTTAATAATTCTCTCTACCTTAAGGCCAGCAATTTCTCCTGCTTGTTTTGTTGCTTGGCGCTGAGCATCATCAAAATAAGCAGGAACAGTAATTACAGCACGATCAACCGTCTCTCCCAAATAACTTTCTGCATCCTTCTTAAGCTTCATTAAAATCCTGGCTGAGATTTCTTGCGGAGTATAGGTTTTACCTTCTACCTCAACACAAGCGGAACCATCTTTCCCAGCAACAATCTCGTAAGGCACCATCTCTTTTGTCCTTTTTACCTCAGGATCATTAATTCTTCTACCCATCAACCTCTTAATAGAGTAAATAGTATTCTTGGGATTTAAGATCATCTGCCTTTTTGCCACATCTCCCACTAGATTCTTAACCGGCTCAACCACAGACGGAGTAATATTGCGACCGGTATCTGCGGCCGGAATAACTTTGGGGCGGCCAGCTTCCATCACAGCCACCACTGAATTTGTTGTTCCAAGATCAATTCCAATTATCTTGCTCATATTTTTATTATAAAGTAATTATAACTAATCTAGATTCTGATTTTAAAGCTTGCAAAAAGCTCTAAAATCAAAACCTAGTCCTTGCTCTTAAAAACTTTAACTTTGCAATGTCTTATCACTGAACCATTCTTAAATTTAAAGCCGGGCAAAATGACTTCAATAATTTTACCAACTTTATCTTTATCGTCAGTTTCCTGAACTTCAACTGCTTCGCAGATCGTTTCGTCAAATTCGTCCCCAGGCTTAGGTCTGATTATTTCTATTCCTTCATCTGACAAAATCTGCTCAAAAGAATTGATGGTAATAGCCATCCCTGTATCATCAAGGTGCCTTTGCGCCGACAAAAGCATATCATAAATCGGCAAAAACTTAATTATCAATTTTCGAGTTAGATCCTGTAAAGCCTCTTCTTTTTCCTTCGCTACCCTTTTTTCCAAATTTGCGTAATCAGCCAGAGCTCGTGCTAGCTGATTTTTCAATTCCTCTACTTCCTTATTTTTTACCTTATTTTTTACACCTTGCATCTCAAATTACATTGTCACCTGCTCAATTATATTGCCAAAATGCCTAAGTAAAGGAACTACTCGTGGATAGCTTAGACGCATAGGTCCAATCACTCCCAAAGCTCCCTGATGATTCTTAATATTAAAGTGGGTAGCAACTATGCCCACTGGCTCAAGAAAAGGTGAATTTAAATCTTCACCAAATAAAATCTCAACAGGAGACGAACCAGCAAGTCTTCTTAAAAAGATTTCCACCAGATTCTCATCTTCTTCAAGAAAAGAAAAAACACCAGCGCAAAGCCCTAAATCACTAAATTCAGGATTGGTAAAAACATTAGCCAAACCCGCATGCCAAGTCCTCCCATCATCAATGACTCCCACCGAAAGAGACCTAGTTCTGTCAGCCAAAATTCTAACCGCCTCTTCCATCAATTCATCAACATCATCTCTTGCTTCCCAAACTTCTTCCTTCATCTTGACTTCTTCTGCCAAACTCAACTGTTTTTCCTCCATCAATTGACCTACATAAAATTTCATCGCCTTTGAGGTGGGCACTCTGCCAGCCGAGATGTGAGGCTGCTTCAAATAACCCATCTGCGTCAAGTCTTGCATTTCGTTTCTGATAGTTGCTGAGGAAACTCCCAAATTATATTTTTTTTCCAAGACCTCAGAGCCAACAGGCTCAGCTGTTTCTATATACTCATCAATCAAAGCCTTCAAAATTTGTGTTTGTCTTGAAGTTAGTGCATCTCCCATAAGCAAAATTCTCCTTTAGCAGTAATCTAACACGAGTGCTAAAAGTTGTCAAGAGGAAAACTAAAGATCAGACTCCCCCATCATTATTGGGCAAATTGACAGTTTCCTGTCCAAGCTCAGAGATCTTTAATTTCTTCCTAATAGGTAAAATCCTTTTGATAAGATTTGTAAAAGTCAAAAGCTCTTTATTTCCCAAGGCATAAGACAAAATCAGATAAACTAGAATTCCAAGGAAAGAAACGGTAATAGTCAAAATAAGGAGGTTAAAAGTATAACGGGTGTCAAGAACAAATTTTTCAAAAGAGAGTTTTTGTATTGCCTCAATTTTACCCAAGAAAGAGAGTTTTTTAATCCAAACGCTTCTGTCAAAAAACTTAAGTGTAAAAAACATAACAAGAGACGATCCCAAAGCCGCCAAGAACTTTTTAAAAAGAAGGTAAAGATTGGTAGATAAAAATCCTCCTCCCAAATTCTTCTCCAAAAAATAAAAAAGAAGAACTGATTGCAAAAAGCTACCCAAAGAAAAAGCTGCTGCCAAACCCCAAGCTGGCAATTTTAGTATGTATATAAAAACAAAATCAAAAAACACCACCAAAAAAATAGTCGCTATAGAAATAGAAACAGGAGTTTTAGTATTATGCATTGCATAAAAAGCTCGCGCTAAAAGAGAATTTACAGCCTGAAAAACTACGCCAAAAGCAAAAGCCGAAAGAACCATACCTGTTTGGACAGTTGCCTCCCAATCAAAAATGTCAGTTCCATAAACCAGCCTCACAATAGGAATTCTTAAAACTATCAAAATTGAAGCAATAGGCAAAATTAGAAAGACCATTTCATTAAAGGTCTTCCACAAAGTCAAGCGGAAGACTTCTCTCTCATCTGCCTTATCAGCTAAATTGGGTAGAGCGGCTTTAGAAATTGAAGTTCCAACCAAAGACACAGGCAAAAGTTGTAAGGTATTACCAAAGGTATAATAAGCATAGGCAGCAGAGGAAATCAAAGAAGAAAAAAAGAGTTCTGCAAATTTGGAAATCTGCAAGAAAGAAACTTCTATTAATCTTGGCCAGGCTAGATCTTTAATTTTCTTAAGACCTTCTTTATCAGTAATTTTTAGACTAAAACGAAAGCCAAGACTGCGAGCCAAAGGATATTGAATTAAAAAATGAAAAGATGCCCCCAAGACTACCCCTAAAACAGGAGCCATTAGGTGAAAACGATTAGAAAATAAAATAGTGCCTGCAATAATTCCCAAATTATAAAAAACGGGGGCCAAAGCCGGTATTAAAAATCTTTTTAAAGATTCAAGAACCCCAGTTAAAACATAGCTTGCAACAAAAAAACCTTGGGCTAGAAAGAGATAACGGCTTAAAGCCACTATTTGCGCCTGTTGTAAAGAAGAAAATCCGGGAGTTGCCAGACTATAAAAAAATTCAGCGAACAAATTAAAGATAACAGCTATTAAAACAAACAAAATTACACCTATGTTCAAAACGCTTGCTGCCAAGCCCCAAGCAAGATTCTCATCTTTCTTGGCAGTCCTTGCAAAAACCGGAACAAAAGCAGACGAGAAGGTTCCAAAAACCAAGACCTCAAAGATAGTATCAGGCAGACGAAAGGCGGCAAAAAAAAGCGAGAGCTCATCAACCGAAAAATAATTAGCCAAAACACGCTGCCTTACAAGCCCTAAAAACCTTGAGGCAATAACCATCAGCATAATCAAAGTCGCAGCCGACAAGATAGAAGTCTGCTGAGAAGAAAGAAGCTGTCTGCCCTTTTTAATTAGATTCTCAATCATAATCAAAATAGCCGTTGAAAAATCAACTAACTTGGATTATACTTTAGTCGGTTCAAGATAAAAATAACCAAAATATGCCAGTTACCAAAACCGCCAAAAGAGCGCTCAGAAGCTCAAAAAAGAAAGCTGAAGTCAATAAATCCATTCTTAAGAAGATGGAGATAGCAATTAGGCTAGCTAAAAAAACACTAAAGGAGACAGATATTATTAAAGCTATCTCTTTAGTTGATAAAGCAGCAAAAAAGAAAGTTATTCATAAAAATAAGGCTTCAAGAGCCAAAAGCACCCTTTCCAAACTAATTAAATCTAAAATTAAAAAGGTTACAAAATCCAAATCTAAGTCTAAGTAAAAAATCCACGGCCTAAAGGCCGTGGCTTTCTTGGCTCCATCTAAACTATTCTACATCCACGCGCTAAAGCGCGTGGCTTTATGATTAGATGTAGTAAAACCACAGCTTGAAAATTGTGGCTCTTTTGACTCCAACAAACAATTCTTTTCCTACTTACTAAAGCACAATCCAAACTTGGCATTATATACTCCTTGTAAGAATATTTTCTCAATCAAATTTTTATGCTACTATTATAGTTAGTTTAAATAAGGAAATGGCTGCCCTTAAAAAAGAAAAAGAAATCAATCTATTGCCCAAAGATAGTTTTTCCGAAACCAGTATAGGAAGAATTATCTTATGGTTCCTTTCCACCTTCAGAATAATGGTTATTGTGGTTGAGCTGGTAGTTGTTGCCGCTTTTCTCTCTCGCTTCTGGCTTGACTCAAAAAATGCTGATTTAACAGACGAGATAAAGCAAAAGCAAGCTCAAATCAAAGCTTCCGAAGCCACTGAAAAACTATTTAGAGAACTACAAAAAAGAGTCTCTGCCTTTTCCATCTTAACATCACAACCAAAATTATCTTCCTCAATCACCTCTATTTCCAGCCTAATGCCACCAACAATTACTCTAAATTCCATCGGTTTTTCTGAACAAGGAATAACAATAATAGGCAATACACCCAATGAGCAAGAACTAGCTCAATTCCTAGTAAATCTCAAAAAGAGCGAAGATTTTACCAAAGTATCACTTTCTCAAATAGGACCCGATCAGGATAATAAAGACATTTTGAAATTTACCATCAGTTTAAACATTAAAAACAAAACAGCACCCGAGACTAATCAATAAAATGGCAGTTAA contains:
- a CDS encoding Heat shock protein GrpE translates to MQGVKNKVKNKEVEELKNQLARALADYANLEKRVAKEKEEALQDLTRKLIIKFLPIYDMLLSAQRHLDDTGMAITINSFEQILSDEGIEIIRPKPGDEFDETICEAVEVQETDDKDKVGKIIEVILPGFKFKNGSVIRHCKVKVFKSKD
- a CDS encoding Chaperone protein DnaK, with product MSKIIGIDLGTTNSVVAVMEAGRPKVIPAADTGRNITPSVVEPVKNLVGDVAKRQMILNPKNTIYSIKRLMGRRINDPEVKRTKEMVPYEIVAGKDGSACVEVEGKTYTPQEISARILMKLKKDAESYLGETVDRAVITVPAYFDDAQRQATKQAGEIAGLKVERIINEPTAASLAYGLDKKNAQKIAVYDLGGGTFDISILELGDGVFEVKATNGDTHLGGDDFDEALVDYICSEFKKEYAVDLKADKQALQRIRDAAEKAKIELSAASEVEINQPYITQKDGQPLHLTMKLTRAKLESLVDHLIQKTLKPVEACLKDAKLDPHDVDEVILVGGMTRMPKVIETVKEYFGKEPNKSVNPDEVVAIGAAIQAGVLGGEVKDILLLDVTPLTLAIETLGNVATPMIPRNTTIPTSKTEIFSTAADNQTQVEVHVVQGERPMASDNKSLGRFILDGIPPAPRGVPQIEVTFDIDASGILKVTAKDKATGKSQNITITGAIGLSEDEVKRMQEEAEKHKAEDEAKAQLVKARNAADAIIATAEKALKDAGDKISSEIKSKVEDKIKSLKDVLETASKEELETKTKELSDALSEVGQAMYQTQETKTEEGEKKEEEKTKKGDGKVEEGEVVE
- a CDS encoding Integral membrane protein MviN — translated: MIENLIKKGRQLLSSQQTSILSAATLIMLMVIASRFLGLVRQRVLANYFSVDELSLFFAAFRLPDTIFEVLVFGTFSSAFVPVFARTAKKDENLAWGLAASVLNIGVILFVLIAVIFNLFAEFFYSLATPGFSSLQQAQIVALSRYLFLAQGFFVASYVLTGVLESLKRFLIPALAPVFYNLGIIAGTILFSNRFHLMAPVLGVVLGASFHFLIQYPLARSLGFRFSLKITDKEGLKKIKDLAWPRLIEVSFLQISKFAELFFSSLISSAAYAYYTFGNTLQLLPVSLVGTSISKAALPNLADKADEREVFRLTLWKTFNEMVFLILPIASILIVLRIPIVRLVYGTDIFDWEATVQTGMVLSAFAFGVVFQAVNSLLARAFYAMHNTKTPVSISIATIFLVVFFDFVFIYILKLPAWGLAAAFSLGSFLQSVLLFYFLEKNLGGGFLSTNLYLLFKKFLAALGSSLVMFFTLKFFDRSVWIKKLSFLGKIEAIQKLSFEKFVLDTRYTFNLLILTITVSFLGILVYLILSYALGNKELLTFTNLIKRILPIRKKLKISELGQETVNLPNNDGGV
- a CDS encoding Heat-inducible transcription repressor HrcA, with translation MGDALTSRQTQILKALIDEYIETAEPVGSEVLEKKYNLGVSSATIRNEMQDLTQMGYLKQPHISAGRVPTSKAMKFYVGQLMEEKQLSLAEEVKMKEEVWEARDDVDELMEEAVRILADRTRSLSVGVIDDGRTWHAGLANVFTNPEFSDLGLCAGVFSFLEEDENLVEIFLRRLAGSSPVEILFGEDLNSPFLEPVGIVATHFNIKNHQGALGVIGPMRLSYPRVVPLLRHFGNIIEQVTM